The Pelagovum sp. HNIBRBA483 sequence GGGAGCGGAGGCAATAGCTGCGCCGTATCTCGCGGCATTACAGGCGCAGGCGGCTGATGTGACTGCGATTGCGGACGAAGAGATCACCTTGCGCGGGCTGATGCGCGCCTACGCAACTTTGCCGGAGACAGTAGAATGAGCCGTGAAATCATCGCCATCCTGCGGGGCGTTCGTCCAGAGGAAGCCGTTGATATGGCCGAGGCGTTGATCGCGGCGGGCATCACGAAGATCGAAGTGCCGCTAAATTCACCCAATCCGTTTGTCAGCATCGAACGGATGGTCAAGGCGGCTCATGGCAGGGCGGAAATCGGAGCCGGAACGGTGTTGGCGGTGGAAGATGTTGCACGGTTGGCAGAGATTGGGGCGCAATTGGTTGTTTCTCCCGATGCTCATGCGCCCGTGATAACGGCGACAAAGGCGGCGGGGATGCTCTCTTATCCGGGTATCATGACGCCGACGGAGGCATTTACCGCGCTGCGGGCAGGTGCGGATGGGCTGAAGCTTTTCCCTGCGTTCAAGCTCGGTTTGGATGGTTTCAAGGCGTTGTCCGCAGTGTTGCCATCAGGAACGAAATGCTACGCTGTTGGAGGCGTCGGGCCGGAGAATTTTGCGGACTGGATGGCGGCCGGGATCAGCGGGTTTGGGATTGGTACTGGTATCTACAAAGCGGGTGCCAGTGTGGACGCGGTGGCCGAGAATGCTGCGCGGATCGTGGCAGCCTATGACGCGGTTAACATATGACCTCTGTGAGCGTTCTGAGCACGGAGCCTTGCTTGCTCGGCGAGGGGCCGCTCTGGCACCCTGAGCGGGGTGGGCTTTTCTGGTTTGATATTCTGGGCAAGCGGCTGCATTGCAACGAAGCTGGTACGACGCGGTTTTGGCAATTTGACGAGTATGTATCGGCGGCTGGATGGGTGGATCGCGATACGCTGATCATGGCAAGCGCGACGGGTTTGTGGCGCTTTGATATTGAAAGTGGCACGCGCACGCCGCTTGCGCCGCTGGAGGCTGAGAACGCCGTGACCCGTTCAAATGACGGACGTGCGGACCCTTGGGGAGGTTTCTGGATCGGCACGATGGGGCTGAACGCAGAGCAAGACGCTGGTGCGATTTATCGTTATTTCGGCGGTGAGGTGCGGCAGCTTATTGCGAATGTGACAATCAGTAACGCCATCTGTTTTGCGCCCGATGGAAGCTGCGCCTATTTCACCGATACGCCAAAGCGACAGATTATGCGTATGGCGCTCGATAGCGATGGCTGGCCTGCGGGCGACGCGACGGTATTTATCGACCTCAATGATGCTGGTTTGAACCCTGATGGCGCGGTTGTAGATGCCGAAGGGTGCTTGTGGAATGCGCAGTGGGGGGCGGGGCGTGTGGCTCGCTATAGCCGTGACGGTGCGCTTCTCTCGGTCTGGCCGGTGCCGACCCCGCATTCCAGTTGCCCCGCTTTTGGCGGCGCGAAAATGCAGACACTCTTTGTGACGACAGCAGCGCAGGGGACGATTGATGACCCTGATGCAGGTAAGACCTTCTCGATACAAACAGGCATCACCGGACAGCGCGAACACCGCGTGCTGATATGAGGGTACTATGAAACGGACTTTGGGAACCTGTTATTATCCTGAGCATTGGGATCGTGCGATTTGGGAGGAAGACGCCAAGCGTATGGCTGAGGCGGGTCTGACATGGGTGCGGATCGGGGAATTTGCGTGGTCACGGATCGAACCGACACCCGGCGTGCTCATGTGGGAGTGGCTGGACGAAGCGATCGAAATTTTGGGAAAGGCGGGGCTCAAGGTTGTTCTGGGGACGCCAACCGCAACACCACCGCGCTGGATGCTGGACCGCCACCCCGATATGCTGGCGGTTGATAAAGAGGGACGTCCGCGCGGCTTCGGCTCGCGGCGGCACTACTGCTTTTCGCATGAGGGGTACCGGACGGAATGTGCGCGGATCGTCGAGTTGCTTGCGGCGCGTTATGGCGCAAACCCCGCAATCGCCGCGTGGCAGACAGATAACGAGTACGGCTGCCATGACACCACGATCTCCTACTCCGATGCGGCGCGTCAGGCGTTCCAAGGATGGCTCGCGAACCGTTACCAATCCACCGCAGCGCTGAATGCGGCTTGGGGCAATGTGTTCTGGTCGATGGAATATCAGGACTTCGAGCAGGTCGGTTTGCCGAACCTGACGGTAACGGAGCCGAACCCTGCCCATTCCATTGATTTCAGGCGGTTCAGTTCGGATCAGGTGGCGTCGTTTAACCGGCTGCAGGTGGAGATCATCCGCCGTTATTCGGAAGCACCGATTGCGCATAATTACATGGGGCGCGTGACCGACTTTGATCATTTCAAGGTGGGCGATGATCTTGAGATCGCCAGTTGGGACAGCTACCCGCTCGGCTTTTTGGAGGATCGTGGCGGTGCAAATCCTGCGCGGCAGCGGGCTTTCATGCGGCAGGGTGATCCGGATTTTCAGGCCTTTCATCACGACCTCTATCGTGCGGTTGGCCGTGGGCGCTGGTGGGTGATGGAGCAGCAACCCGGGCCGGTGAACTGGGCGCCGTTCAACCCGGCGCCATTGCCGGGGATGGTGCGTCTTTGGACATGGGAAGCCTTTGCACACGGGGCGGAGGCTGTATGTTACTTCCGATGGCGGCAGGCGCCTTTTGCACAGGAACAGATGCATGCGGGGCTTCTGCGGCCCGACAGTGTTGAGGCCCCAGCGATGGCCGAAGCGCGTGAGGTTGCCGCAGAGACTAAGGATGCGTCCGAGATCGCACCGCTTAAGGCGCAAGTGGCGTTGATCTTTGATTATGACGCGGAATGGGCGTGGCAGATTCAGCCACATGGGGCAGGGCTTAGCTACTTTGATCTCGTATTGGCGCATTATTGTGCGCTGCGTCGGGCGGGTCTTTCGGTTGATATTTTGCCACCGACAGCCGAGATCCCTGACCATGTGCGGATGGTGCTGGCACCCGGTCTTATGCATATGGATGCCGCGCTCAAAGAGCGATTGAACAAGTGCCGCGCACAGGTGCTGATCGGGCCGCGCGGCGGTGCGCGGGATGCGAACATGGCGACGCCGGTGCCACTGCCGCCGGCATTCCCCGATCTGGACGTCACGGTGGCGCGGGCCGAAAGCCTGCGCCCTGACATGCCTATGGCTTTGGCAGGTGGTGGGCATGTTACCGGCTACCGCGAAGAGATCGAGAGCACCGAAGAAGCCGTACTTTCGCTAAAGGATGGCACTCCTGTCGCGGTTCAGCGCGGCAACATTACCTATATGGCAGGGTGGGGCGATGACGCGGCGCTCGACAGGCTCGTGGCGATGATGGCTGCTG is a genomic window containing:
- a CDS encoding 2-dehydro-3-deoxy-6-phosphogalactonate aldolase: MSREIIAILRGVRPEEAVDMAEALIAAGITKIEVPLNSPNPFVSIERMVKAAHGRAEIGAGTVLAVEDVARLAEIGAQLVVSPDAHAPVITATKAAGMLSYPGIMTPTEAFTALRAGADGLKLFPAFKLGLDGFKALSAVLPSGTKCYAVGGVGPENFADWMAAGISGFGIGTGIYKAGASVDAVAENAARIVAAYDAVNI
- a CDS encoding beta-galactosidase; protein product: MKRTLGTCYYPEHWDRAIWEEDAKRMAEAGLTWVRIGEFAWSRIEPTPGVLMWEWLDEAIEILGKAGLKVVLGTPTATPPRWMLDRHPDMLAVDKEGRPRGFGSRRHYCFSHEGYRTECARIVELLAARYGANPAIAAWQTDNEYGCHDTTISYSDAARQAFQGWLANRYQSTAALNAAWGNVFWSMEYQDFEQVGLPNLTVTEPNPAHSIDFRRFSSDQVASFNRLQVEIIRRYSEAPIAHNYMGRVTDFDHFKVGDDLEIASWDSYPLGFLEDRGGANPARQRAFMRQGDPDFQAFHHDLYRAVGRGRWWVMEQQPGPVNWAPFNPAPLPGMVRLWTWEAFAHGAEAVCYFRWRQAPFAQEQMHAGLLRPDSVEAPAMAEAREVAAETKDASEIAPLKAQVALIFDYDAEWAWQIQPHGAGLSYFDLVLAHYCALRRAGLSVDILPPTAEIPDHVRMVLAPGLMHMDAALKERLNKCRAQVLIGPRGGARDANMATPVPLPPAFPDLDVTVARAESLRPDMPMALAGGGHVTGYREEIESTEEAVLSLKDGTPVAVQRGNITYMAGWGDDAALDRLVAMMAAEAGVPITPLPDGVRVRETATERFWFNYGAEPAECPAGVLPPAGVLREEKV
- a CDS encoding SMP-30/gluconolactonase/LRE family protein — protein: MTSVSVLSTEPCLLGEGPLWHPERGGLFWFDILGKRLHCNEAGTTRFWQFDEYVSAAGWVDRDTLIMASATGLWRFDIESGTRTPLAPLEAENAVTRSNDGRADPWGGFWIGTMGLNAEQDAGAIYRYFGGEVRQLIANVTISNAICFAPDGSCAYFTDTPKRQIMRMALDSDGWPAGDATVFIDLNDAGLNPDGAVVDAEGCLWNAQWGAGRVARYSRDGALLSVWPVPTPHSSCPAFGGAKMQTLFVTTAAQGTIDDPDAGKTFSIQTGITGQREHRVLI